CCGCCCTTCCTGAGGCCGCGACACCCCGCCTCGTCGACGAATTTCCAGGCCGAGCCGCCTTCGGGGTTCTTGAACGTCGAGCCGCCCGTCTTGGTACGCACCGGCTGCGACGCCTCGCGCGATTCCTGGATGCGGTCCATCTCGGCCTGGATCACCTCGGGCTTCTCGGGGTGGCCTTGAAGCGTGGCCGAGACGACGATCGCGCCTTCGGGCAGGTCGCTGTGGCGATAGGAATAGCCGAGTTGGTCGTTCGACCAGGTCTCGAGCGTGCCGTCGCGCCGCACGATCTGCGCCTCAGTCAGGATCTCGCAGGTCTCGCGCCCGTAGGCGCCGCCGTTCATCCGCACGAAGCCGCCGAGCGTGCCCGGGATCGAGCGCAGGAATTCCATCCCGCCGATGCCCGCATCGCGCGCGGTCGAGGAGATGAGGACGCCATGCGCGCCCCCGCCTGCCTTGAGCGTGACTTCGTCGACCTGCTCGACTTGGGCGAAGGCTTTGGGCAGCTTGACCACCACGCCTTCGACGCCGCCGTCGCGGATGATGAGGTTGGAGCCGAGTCCCAAGCCCATGACCGGCACGTCGTCATCGAGCTGCGACAGGAAAGCGGTGAGGTCGTCGACGTCGGCGGGTTCGAACAGCCAGTCGGCATGGCCGCCCGACTTGAACCAGACGAGCTTGGCGAGGGGCGCGTCGGCCTTGAGCTTGCCGCGTACTGAAATCTCGTCGGGCTTCACTTGTTCTTCCTCGCACTTTCGATGCCGTCGGCGAGGCGGGCCGCCCAACTGGTGATGTCGCCCGCGCCCATGCACAGGATGACATCGCCCTTTGCCGCCACGTCGCGCAGCGCCAAGGCAAGGTCGGCCTCGTCCTCGACGGTGCGCACCATGCGGACCCCGCGATTGCGCAGACCCTCGGCAAGCACCTCGGACGACACGCCCTCGATCGGCTCCTCGCCTGCCGCATAGACCGGCGTCACATAGACGATGTCGGCCTCGTTGAAGGCGGTCTGGAATTCCTCCATCAGGTCGCCGAGGCGCGAATAGCGGTGCGGCTGGACCACCGCGATGACGCGGCTGTCGGGGCAGGCATCGCGCGCCGCCTCGAGCACGGCGCGGATTTCCACGGGGTGATGCGCATAATCGTCGATGATCGTCGCGCCGCCGATTTCGCCGACCTTGGAGAAGCGCCGCTTGACGCCGTCGAAGCTCTTGAAGCCCTCGCGGATCTGCTCCTCGGTGACGCCCAGCTCCATCGCCGCGCCGATCGCGCCAAGCGCGTTCAGCACATTATGCTTGCCGGGGATGGGAACGTGAATGTCCGACATCGTCGTCACGGCCCCATCGCGGTCGGTGTGCGCGACGTCGAAACAGGTGCCGCCCAGCTCGGGCCGGACATTGTCGGCACGAAGGTCGGCATTGGTCGAAAAACCATAGGTGCGGATGCGCCGATCCTGCACCTGCCCGATGACATTCTGCACCTCGGGATGGTCGATGCACATCACCGCGAGGCCGTAGAAAGGGACGTTCTCGACGAATTGCGCGAAGGCCGCCTTCACCCCGTCGAAGTCGCCATAATGGTCGAGATGCTCGGGATCGATATTGGTGACGATCGCGATCGTGCCGTCCAATCGGAGGAAGCTGCCGTCGCTCTCGTCGGCCTCGACCACCATCCAGTCGCTGCTGCCGAGGCGCGCGTTGGAGCCATAGCGATTGATGATGCCGCCGTTGATGACGGTTGGATCGATCCCGCCCGCATCCAGGAGCGCGGCGACCATCGAGGTCGTCGTCGTCTTGCCGTGCGTGCCCGCCACCGCGACGGTCTGCTGCATCCGCATCAGCTCGGCGAGCATCTCGGAGCGCTTGACCAGCGGCAGGCGCTTTTCGGACGCGGCCTGTACCTCGGGATTGGTGCGCCGGATCGCGGTCGAACAGACCACGACTTCGGCATCGCCGAGATTGTCGGGTTCATGGCCGATATGGACGGTGATGCCGGCATCGCGCAGCTTCTGCGTGACCGGCCCGTCCTTCATGTCGCTGCCCTGCACCTTGTAGCCCAATTGGTGCATCACCTCGGCGATGCCCGACATGCCGATGCCGCCGATACCCACGAAGTGAATGGTGCCGAGATCCCTGCCGAGCGCCTTCATGCGGGCACCCCCAATCCCGACGCACGGGGCGTCGGGTTGGCCGCCCCCACCATGCCGACCGGCACGGGGGTATCGCCCGCCGCGATCCGTTCGACGAGGTCGGCGAGGTCCTCGGCGGCACGCGGGCGTCCGACCGAGAGGCTGCGCTGCGCCGCGGTGGCCAGCGCCTCGCCGTCGCCTGCGATCTCCTCGATCTGGCGTGCGAGCTTTTCGGGCGTGAAGTCGGGCTGCTTGATCATCGCCGCGCCGCCCGCCTTGGCCATTTCCATGGCATTGAAGGTCTGATGGTCATCGGTCGCGATGGGGAGCGGCACGAGGATCGCGGGGCGCCCCGCCGCCGTCAGTTCAGCGATGGTCGAGGCACCCGCACGCGCGATGACGAGATGCGCATTGCCGATGCGGCGCGGCATGTCCTCGATATAGGTCAGCGTTTCCGCCGGGATGTCGAGGTCGGCATAGCGGGCGCGGACCCGGTCGATGTCTTCAGGGCGGCACTGCTGGACGACATTGAGGCGGTGGCGCAGGCCTTCATCGAGCTGGCCGAGCGCCTCGGGAACCACCTCGCCGAGGATGCTGGCGCCCTGGCTGCCACCGGTGACGAGAAGGTGGAAGGGGCTGGTTTCGTCCAAGGGCGGAAAGGGCATTTCGCCCAGCCGCGCCACTTCGACGCGCACCGGGTTGCCGACCAGCGCTTCCTTCCTCTTGTCCTTCGAACGATGCACGGTCTTGTAGGCGGTCGCC
The nucleotide sequence above comes from Sphingomicrobium arenosum. Encoded proteins:
- the murB gene encoding UDP-N-acetylmuramate dehydrogenase translates to MKPDEISVRGKLKADAPLAKLVWFKSGGHADWLFEPADVDDLTAFLSQLDDDVPVMGLGLGSNLIIRDGGVEGVVVKLPKAFAQVEQVDEVTLKAGGGAHGVLISSTARDAGIGGMEFLRSIPGTLGGFVRMNGGAYGRETCEILTEAQIVRRDGTLETWSNDQLGYSYRHSDLPEGAIVVSATLQGHPEKPEVIQAEMDRIQESREASQPVRTKTGGSTFKNPEGGSAWKFVDEAGCRGLRKGGAQVSEKHTNFLINTGDATSADIEDLGDEVRERVKKHSGQELEWEIKRVGRR
- the murC gene encoding UDP-N-acetylmuramate--L-alanine ligase: MKALGRDLGTIHFVGIGGIGMSGIAEVMHQLGYKVQGSDMKDGPVTQKLRDAGITVHIGHEPDNLGDAEVVVCSTAIRRTNPEVQAASEKRLPLVKRSEMLAELMRMQQTVAVAGTHGKTTTTSMVAALLDAGGIDPTVINGGIINRYGSNARLGSSDWMVVEADESDGSFLRLDGTIAIVTNIDPEHLDHYGDFDGVKAAFAQFVENVPFYGLAVMCIDHPEVQNVIGQVQDRRIRTYGFSTNADLRADNVRPELGGTCFDVAHTDRDGAVTTMSDIHVPIPGKHNVLNALGAIGAAMELGVTEEQIREGFKSFDGVKRRFSKVGEIGGATIIDDYAHHPVEIRAVLEAARDACPDSRVIAVVQPHRYSRLGDLMEEFQTAFNEADIVYVTPVYAAGEEPIEGVSSEVLAEGLRNRGVRMVRTVEDEADLALALRDVAAKGDVILCMGAGDITSWAARLADGIESARKNK
- the murG gene encoding undecaprenyldiphospho-muramoylpentapeptide beta-N-acetylglucosaminyltransferase, which translates into the protein MERNMNITLAAGGTGGHMVPAHALANELKARGHGVMLVTDARGAKIPAIFDDVPVEVLPAGRLGGGPLGLVKAFFSVLKGRKAARALYRDFTPDCVVGFGGYPAFPALLAAHAEGVPTILHEQNAVLGRVNRMLAGRAKAVATAYKTVHRSKDKRKEALVGNPVRVEVARLGEMPFPPLDETSPFHLLVTGGSQGASILGEVVPEALGQLDEGLRHRLNVVQQCRPEDIDRVRARYADLDIPAETLTYIEDMPRRIGNAHLVIARAGASTIAELTAAGRPAILVPLPIATDDHQTFNAMEMAKAGGAAMIKQPDFTPEKLARQIEEIAGDGEALATAAQRSLSVGRPRAAEDLADLVERIAAGDTPVPVGMVGAANPTPRASGLGVPA